The following DNA comes from Candidatus Methylomirabilota bacterium.
CGATCCTCGACGAGACCATGCCGGACTCGCGAGGTGAGATCCAGCTGACCAACGGCCTGCGCGTGCTCCGCGGACGGCGGCCCATCTACGCGGTCGAGTTCGAGGGCAAGCGTTACGATACCGGCGAGAAGCTGGGCTTCCTCAAGGCCACCGTGGAGTTCGCCCTGGCCCGGCCCGACCTGTCCGATGCCTTCCGCGAGTACTTGAAGGACCTCCGCCTGTAGCGGCTCCAGAAAAACCCTTTCCTGAACGCTAGTTTGGCCGCAGCCGGAACCTCCCGGTCAATTGACATGCCCGAACCTTTCTGGGACAATCCGTGCACTTTATTTCCGGGCCGGGAGGTGTCGGCATTCCCATGAAGAGCCAGCCCAAGCGCGCCTTCCACATCGCTTCCGAGCCCGAGATCAAGGCGGGTGAGGTCTCCGACGTCTACTTCGATCGCACCGTCGAGATCCTGCGGGCCCGGCGACTCGACAAGCGCGTGAAGGCCGAGATCCGCCTCAAGAGCTTCCCGCAGCCCGACTGGACGTTCGGCGTGCTGGCGGGCATCGAGGAAGCCGCGGCCCTGCTCGAAGGCCTGCCGGTGGACGTCTCCGCGATGGACGAGGGAACGCTCTTCGGCCCCGAGGACACGGTGCTGGTCATCGAGGGCATCTATCCCGAGTGGGCCAAGTACGAGACCGCGCTGCTGGGCCTGCTGTGCCAGGCCTCCGGCATCGCGACGAAGTCGGCCCGCTGCAAGCGCGCCGCGGGGGACCGGCAGGTCATCTCGTTCGGGGCGCGGCGCATGCATCCCGCGCTGGCCCCGATGATCGAGCGCAACGCGTTCGTCGGCGGCTGCGACGGCGTCGCGGTCACCAAGTCGGCCGAGCTGATCGACGCCGATCCCACCGGCACCATCCCGCACGCCCTCGTCCTGCTCTTCGGCGATACGGTGGAGGCCCTGCGTGCTTTCCACGACGTCATCGACCCCAAGGTGCGGCGGGTCGCCCTGATCGACACCCTGCAGGACGAGAAGTTCGAGGCGATCCGCGTCGCGCGCGCCCTCGGCCGGGATCTGTACGCGGTGCGCCTGGACACG
Coding sequences within:
- a CDS encoding nicotinate phosphoribosyltransferase; this encodes MKSQPKRAFHIASEPEIKAGEVSDVYFDRTVEILRARRLDKRVKAEIRLKSFPQPDWTFGVLAGIEEAAALLEGLPVDVSAMDEGTLFGPEDTVLVIEGIYPEWAKYETALLGLLCQASGIATKSARCKRAAGDRQVISFGARRMHPALAPMIERNAFVGGCDGVAVTKSAELIDADPTGTIPHALVLLFGDTVEALRAFHDVIDPKVRRVALIDTLQDEKFEAIRVARALGRDLYAVRLDTPSSRRGDFFKILEEVRWELDLRGFEHVKILASGGIDEYEILKLNPLVDGYGVGTSIANAPVLSFALDIMEIEGEPMAKRGKRSGAKQVWRFPGTLENVVRPAQAPAPVDADGRRAEALLKPLIAGGRVVRDLPPPRTLREYVMEQMARIDITAARERGLRGDY